In Mustela erminea isolate mMusErm1 chromosome 8, mMusErm1.Pri, whole genome shotgun sequence, a genomic segment contains:
- the TSN gene encoding translin isoform X2: MSVSEIFVELQGFLAAEQDIREEIRKVVQSLEQTAREILTLLQGVHQGAGFQDIPKRCLKAREHFGTVKTHLTSLKTKFPAEQYYRFHEHWRFVLQRLVFLAAFVVYLESETLVTREAVTEILGIQAVCQQCDCGRLLPAPPHLHLHQ, encoded by the exons ATGTCTGTGAGCGAGATCTTCGTGGAGCTGCAGGGCTTTTTGGCTGCCGAGCAGGACATCCGAGAG gaAATCCGAAAAGTTGTACAGAGTTTAGAACAAACAGCTCGAGAGATCTTAACTCTACTGCAAGGGGTCCATCAGGGTGCTGGTTTTCAGGACA TTCCAAAGAGGTGTTTGAAAGCTCGAGAACATTTTGGTACAGTAAAAACACATCTAACATCTTTGAAGACcaagttccctgctgaacagTATTACAG ATTTCATGAGCACTGGAGGTTTGTGTTGCAGCGTTTGGTCTTCTTGGCGGCATTTGTTGTGTACTTGGAATCAGAAACACTAGTGACTCGAGAAGCAGTTACAGAAATTCTTGGCA TCCAGGCTGTCTGTCAACAGTGTGACTGCGGGAGACTACTCCCGGCCCCTCCACATCTCCACCTTCATCAATGA
- the TSN gene encoding translin isoform X1 — MSVSEIFVELQGFLAAEQDIREEIRKVVQSLEQTAREILTLLQGVHQGAGFQDIPKRCLKAREHFGTVKTHLTSLKTKFPAEQYYRFHEHWRFVLQRLVFLAAFVVYLESETLVTREAVTEILGIEPDREKGFHLDVEDYLSGVLILASELSRLSVNSVTAGDYSRPLHISTFINELDSGFRLLNLKNDSLRKRYDGLKYDVKKVEEVVYDLSIRGFNKETAAACAEK; from the exons ATGTCTGTGAGCGAGATCTTCGTGGAGCTGCAGGGCTTTTTGGCTGCCGAGCAGGACATCCGAGAG gaAATCCGAAAAGTTGTACAGAGTTTAGAACAAACAGCTCGAGAGATCTTAACTCTACTGCAAGGGGTCCATCAGGGTGCTGGTTTTCAGGACA TTCCAAAGAGGTGTTTGAAAGCTCGAGAACATTTTGGTACAGTAAAAACACATCTAACATCTTTGAAGACcaagttccctgctgaacagTATTACAG ATTTCATGAGCACTGGAGGTTTGTGTTGCAGCGTTTGGTCTTCTTGGCGGCATTTGTTGTGTACTTGGAATCAGAAACACTAGTGACTCGAGAAGCAGTTACAGAAATTCTTGGCA TTGAGCCAGATCGGGAGAAAGGATTTCATCTGGATGTAGAAGATTATCTCTCAGGAGTTCTAATTCTTGCCAGTGAATTG TCCAGGCTGTCTGTCAACAGTGTGACTGCGGGAGACTACTCCCGGCCCCTCCACATCTCCACCTTCATCAATGAGCTGGATTCTGGCTTCCGCCTGCTCAACCTGAAAAACGACTCCCTGAGGAAGCGCTATGATGGCTTGAAGTATGATGTGAAGAAAGTAGAGGAGGTGGTCTATGATCTCTCCATCCGGGGCTTCAATAAGGAGACAGCGGCGGCTTGTGCAGAGAAATAG